In the genome of Deinococcus gobiensis I-0, the window GGCGGCAGCTTCGGTGGCCCGGACCCGGAGAGCCTGGTCGGTGAGGTCAGCCCAGGCCAGGGCAGTGGTAGGGCGGACGAGGGTCATAGAGGGAGGGTAGCGTGCCATGAAGTGAGCACACTAATGCCGTTTAGTAATCTCCCGGTGCTGTCCGCTATCCGTTAAGTGGGTTCCTCGCCCCACTCCCCACAGCTCGCATCAAGACCTCTCAGGGCTCTCAGCATCAGGCAGCCAACAGGCATCTCCTTCCTAGAAGGGGAGGAACGCTGTCTCTGCCTTCTGATCCTTGATGTTGTACGACGCGTAAACGCTGCCCACAGCATCCGGATAACTGGCCAGATGATCTGTTCCAGAGAGGAATCCGTCAATCACGCAGCCCTCCACCCCCGTGCCTTCTTTGTTACAGACCACGGCATGAGTCTTGCCATCAAGGCTCGTCATCGTCCCTGTGCTCAGCCGCGGCACCAAGAAAATGTTGGCACGAGCATATGCCCTCCCGGCAGCAGAGGCTTCAAACGTCGGGCTTGCCTGTCCGGTCTCTTGCGCGTACGCCCGCAGGGCTGCCGCGATCTCCGTATCTCCTGTGCCGGGCAAAATGACAGCGACCTCTCCCGTCGTTGTCGCCAGGATGGGCAACATCGCACGGCAATGAATCGCTTCGGCGCCACGCGCACAGGCTTGAACATATTTGCGGGCGTCGCTTGGATGATTCAGATCCAGACCTTGGAAGTCACAAGCGGAACATGACAGCAGAAGGAGAACACCAGCCAGGAAGCGTTTCACCTTTCCAACCCAACTTGCTCTTCAGGCATCGCGGGCCTGACTTGCGCAGGAGAACCGCGCCTCCCCTCAGACCGAGGACCTCCGTCTTCACCCTTCAACTGGATGCCCATCACCGTCAATCCAGACCTGCAACGCCCTGATCGCCCCTTGCCCTAGCGACCAGCTCACCTGCGGCGGGATCGACCCAGACTGGGGCGCAGTGACGGTCAAGCCGTCCCGCGCACTGGTGAGGGCAGCTTGCCAGGGTTTGACCATGACGCTGCCCTCGCCACCCGCCGCGGCCACACGAATCAATGTCTCGAACTGAAGACTGTAGGCCGGCGATAGATCAAACAAGAAGACCTGCCCTCCTGCGGCGCGACCCGTAAGGCGGTACGTCGCGCTGTACCGCGTGACATCAAGTACGGCTCCGGCTGGAGTGGAGACCGTCAAGGTGAGGGTCTGAGACATGACTTCAAGGTAGAACGCCAAGCATGAGAGGACACCGCCCGCCGAGACACTTGATGGTCAGTGTGCCCTTCTCACTTTGGGCTGAGCCCTGTCGCCAAGCTCAGAGTGAGAAGGGCAGGAGGGAGCTCTTTTGGGTGGAGGAAGCAGTATCTGGGCCGAAGGGGGAAGCGGGGTCGCTCCAAAGAAATGGAGATCTGCCCAAGCAACCCCTTCGTGTCATACCTATTCCTCTTGACCGCCAGAGCTCCCCGCCATGGCCTGTGCGGAAGGGGAGGGTATGACTGGCCGAGCGGCAGTCTGGTCCTGTTTTCCCCTCCGCTCCCGCATATATTCCGCCATCCAGTTGACAGTCTCAGTCAGCTGACTGAGACTTGCCTCAATGGCATCCAAACGCTTGACCACCTGACGGGCTTGGTCGGCGTCTATAGGTGGCTCGTACTCTCCAAGGACCATCAGCACGGCTTGCCGAAAATTCTTGGCCTTCTTGGCTTTGAGGAGCTTGTGAGCTTGCCGCATTCCCTCAATGGTGTCTTCGTCAAGCAAGCGTGTCCTCTCGGTCTGTGCTTCTTCGTGATAGACACTCAGGCGTTTGGAGAGGACAGTGGGGTCAATATCAAGTTCTTGCGCGAGTTCTGAGCCAAGCATGGAAGAACTGTACGACTTGCCAATGATCATAACAAGCAAGTCTGTGCACCGCACTCCCAGATCTACCGCGAGGTGTACAGCGAGGTACCGACGCGCTACACAGCGAGCAACACGGCACCGCGTCAGCGCCGCGTCAACGAGGTACACAGCGCCGCGCGGTAGCCAGCCAGGGGCTGTCGCCTATGGCCCGACGTGACCAGCGACCCTACAGCGAGCTCGCCGCGCCCCTGCCCTCTCCCAAAAAACGTGACGTCCTACAGACAAAACACTTATCTCATCCATTCCTGAGCGATGAGGAAACCTCTGGGTTTTTTCGGCTGGGACGCAAGGTGCGTACGCGGACACACCTGCTCTGTACGCTGGTGACATGTCCGCGCGCGCTCCCGAGCACCATACCCAAAAAAAGGCTCGTCTCCGGGCCCTCCTGCGCTCCAGCGGAGGCGTCGTGACCCTCCCCACCCTTCACCGCCGGAAGCTTGCCGCCGCCGCCGAGGGCTTGGGCCTACCCCAGGTTGATCGTTCCGTGCGCACCCGGGCCAACCAGGTCGGCAGTGATGTCACGTTGACCTTTATCGCCCTGGAAGCCGCTCACCTCGAGCTGCCTCCCCGTGAGCTCATGCACCGCGCCGCCCTGACTGAAACCTACCTGCGCTGTCAGGAGCTCTATCCACTGCGTGACCGCATCCGGCCGGACGAACGCTGGCAACTCGTGACCCCTCAAGGGCGTGACCGCGTCTCCCTTCCCGATGCGGAGATCCTTGGGCCGCACATCAACCGGCACCACCGGGATTGCGCGGTTGAGTTCGATGCGGGCTATGACTTCGGCACGATCAAGGACAAGCTCAAGAGCTTCACGGACAAGCAGGGGTATCGGCGCGTCCTCTGGGCCACCAGCATTCACGACCGGGTCAAGCGGATGTTCTACCAGATCGAGGAGCTCGGCCTCCCGAACCTCCATGAGTTCGACATCATCTGGGTGGATTTCTGGAGCGAGGAGGACCGGTACGGGTACCGGCCCCGTTGTCGGAAGGACAATCACCTGGGCTTCCGCTCTACTCGCCTTCTGGAGGCGGCGGCAGCTCGATGATCTGCAGCATGGGTCCACTCAAGTGTTCCCGCTTGGCCTCAAGTTGGCGGTGGTAGGCGCGCAGCGGTTCAGCATTCGGCACCGCGATGATCAGTGGATGTTGCCAAGTGCTCCGGTCCATCTTGTGCGAGCTGACCAACTTGCGGACCTGCGACACCTTCAGCCCACCGTTCGCCACGCTCGCGTAGAGATAGGGATAGCCCCTCGCAGGCCTCCAGAAATGTTCGTAGATTGGCCCCGCCCACGCCTCACGGGCGGCCTGCGGGGTGCGCAGCTCAACATACAGAACCTGGGACGTCTTCTTTCCGTTGCGGTGGCGTGAGCCTTTGTACTCGGCACGCGACACCTCGTAGCCCTGATCCTGCAAGCTCCAGATGGCGTCCATCTGGAACGCCCGGTCGGCGGCACTGCCGGGCGCGATGAGGTAGGGCATCTCCTTGCCCGCCTTGCGGAAGGCGTCATACGTCTCGCGACTCGGAGCGATGACACGTCCGTAGGCCGTGCAGTGCTCAACGACGATGCGGCGGGTGAGCAGACGCCTCCAGTTGGGCTTGGGGTTAAGACGGATGATGCGGCGGGTGGTCAGTGGACCGTAATAGGCAAGGAGCTTGAGGAGGTGCTGTTCACTGGGCGTCAGGTCGTCCATCCCCTCAGTGTGTGGGCGGTTCTGGTAGGCCGGTGCGTTGCAGGAGCAAGGGCGGGCGCTGATGCACTCTGGAGCGTGAGCGCTCTTGGTGAGCGGCGACCGGAGAGTAGGGCCCAGGAAGAAGCTCTGGAAGAAGTGCACGCATCGAATCGCCTGGACGGACACCTGCCACCCAGCGACCGGCGTGCTCCCTCCTCGGGCCATTCCCCCTTTTTCTTTTCCAGGGAGGCCGGGCCGTTACCCTCGGGTCATGTCCTCGGTCTACGCAACGGCCACCCACATCCCCACCGGTGAAGTCACCCGCACCCTTGGCCCGTTCGACAGCCGACACGCGGCATATGTGGCGGTCGGTGAGGTGGTCGGTCAAGTCCTGACCTGGGAGCGGCAGGCGACGGGCGCTTACCTTGCGGAGAAGTACCCCATGCTCTGGACCGTGGAGGAGCGCGAAGTGGGATCTGTTCTCTGACGGTCCACGCCCGCCTGACCGTTGACCCACCGCCGCCCACACCTCGGCGATGGTCCGCATGGCTCTCTGCTGTTCGGCGAACCGCAACAGGTCACCGGCCACCTGGGACAACCAGGTCCAACAGGGGAGGTAGGTAAGGTGCATGGCATAGCCCCTCACCGTCACGCCGCGTGACTTCTGAGCATGTACCTGTAGGCCACGGCGGAAGCGCAGCGGCCCCGCCGCCAATAGGGCATTGAGCGGCACCCGTGAACGTGTCACCAAAGTCAGCACCTGGCCACCATGGACATCTCGCCGACACATCTCGCCAGTCGGCGAGCGGGTTCCCTCCCCCGACGTACGGCCGCCCGCCACGCTCAGCTCGTTGCGAACGCCGTGGGCTCTGGCGTGAAGGGTCGCGAGCTCCGGCGCAGCGGCTGAGCTTCCAGATGGTCAAGTGTCCGTCCTCCTCCGTTCGGGACCCACGCTGAGCGTGAGCTGAGGGTGGACCAGGGGCGGCAACGTGTCGTAAAAACTCCTGCGGCGCGGCCGCAGGGTGTGTGGGGGAAAGAGAGACAGGACTGCGTACCCTGCTCGAAGGCTCTGCTTCAGCCCGGGAACATCTTGGGAAGAATCTCAGGATGTTCCTGCGTCGTGTTCCTACACCCCGAGGGCACCCTCCTGTGTAGGGAGAGCCTGCCCGGAAACTTTCCCGAGGGTCCCGACAGCTGGACCCCCCTGCACTTCCTCTGGAAGAAGGCGCGGACCATCGACGCCCACTCCCGTCTCCACAAGGTCCGAAGCCCAGAGACCTTGGGCTCAGGTCGTGGGCGAGTTCTCCACAATGAATCCTCTGTGCATCCTCTATGGGGGTACAGGACGTCGACCGGAATGTGCATCTTCTATGGGCTTCCCGCCGGCGCTTCCGGGTCCAAGTTGTGGAGTCGCTGCCAGTTGGTTAGTCAGGGGCGGCCGCAGGCAGGTAGAGTCCGGTGAAAGAGGAAGGCCGATCAGGCCACTGGGACGGCAGGGCTGTCGGCATAGGAGGCCGGGACGGGCTGCCCCTGCCGGAGGGCCTGGACGAAGGCGTCCACCTGCGCGGCGAGTTGATCCCGCACGGCTCGCCAGCGTTCCAGGCTGCCCCCGCTGGGATCGGTGAAGGGGTAGTGCAGCCGCTGGGTCTGGCCAGGGTAGACGGGGCAGGCTTCGGCGGCAGAATCGCAGACGGTGATCACGTACTCGAAGTTCTGCGCGTTGGGCACGTCCCACAGGGTTTTGCTGCTGTGCCCGTCCAGGCTCAGGCCAATCTCACTCAGGACAGTCTTCGCCTCGTCCTTGACCCGCGTGGCTTCCGTGCCGGCGGAATGGACGTCGAGGGCGAGGCCCGCCCGGCGCGCGGCCTCGCGGGTGAGGGCTTCGGCCATCTGGGAGCGGGCGCTGTTGTGGGTGCAGAGGATCAGGACACGGAGCACCTCCCTAGCATAGGGAGTCGTGTTGCCACGCCGCCGGGCACTGACCTGGGGGAGTGGCCACGCCCATGAAGAGCAGGTCAGAGAAGCGCAGGTGGAGCTGCTCGCGGCCTGAGGAGGTCAGGTCTCTCCTTCACCAGACTTTCTATCCCTTGATGCGGTCTGCGCAACAAGTAGGAGCAGCTCTTTACCCAATGAAGAGGGCCGCCCATAGGCGGCCTTTGTAGGGATAGATCAGGCGCTTTACTTCTTGGTAGTGCGGCTCTTGGCTTTGGGCTTGGCGGCCTTGCGCGAGTTGCCCAGGTGCTGCCCCTTCTCGAAGCTCGACTGCATCTTGCGCCGGGTTTCCTCGACCATCGCCGCAAAATCCACCGCCCCGGCTTCCACCGCTTCCAGACTCGCCTTCGGGGCCGCTGTCCGGCGGGTCACCGCACTCAGCGACTCGTTCACCCCGTCAAACCACTCCTGGTAGGCCGGCGTGACATTCACGACCATATCTTTGACCGTGCGGGCATACGTCTCGTCCACACCACGGCGGCGGTACGCCTTGGGCAGCTCAAAGCGTTCGGGCAGGTCCGCCGCTTCAATCTTGCCTTCCCGCACCGCATCACGAAACTGCTTGTAGAACGCGTCACTGCGTTGGGGGTTCGTCAGCTGTTCCATCTGCGCACTCAACTTTTCGTAGGCCATATCAAGAGTTATAGGTCCCCCTTTCTCTGAACGCAAGCCCACAGAAGAGATATCCCATCATCTTCGTCTCCTCAGCAGTTCACTATTTCACCGACGCTTCCTCAACGATTTCCTGCCGAGCTGCTCTAGGAGCGACATTCTATGACCCGACCCAACTTCATGATCATCGGTGCCGCCAAAGCCGGCACGACCTCGCTTTACCACTATCTCCAGCAGCATCCCCAGATCTACATGACCCCCACCAAGGAGACGAACTACTTCGCGCTGGTGGGACATCCCCTGGACTACGCGGGCCCAGGTGATCAGGACTACATCACCCGCTTCTCGGTTACGACCCCGGAAGGCTATGCGGCACAATTCGCCGGGGTGCAGGGGGAACGGGCCATCGGAGAGGCCTCGCCGCTCTACCTCTACGATGCCCAGACGCCGCAGCGTCTCAAAGCGGCCGTGCCAGACGTCCGCCTGATCGCGGTGCTGCGAGAACCAGTGACACGGGCCTACTCGGCGTTCTCACACCTGGTGCGCGACGGCCGTGAACCGGCCGCGAGCTTCGCGGAGGCCCTGGAGCTGGAAGACGAGCGGATTGCGGCGGGCTGGGAGCACATCTGGCACTACACCCGCATGGGCCGCTATACCGAGCAGCTGCGGCGGTATCAGGCCCTGTTCGCCCCGGAGCAGCTACGGGTCTATCTACATGACGACCTTCTCCGTCGCCCGGACTGGGTGATGCAGGACCTGCTGAAGTTCTTGGATGTCGATCCGTCCGCCATGCCGGACCAATCTGTGCGGCACAACGTCTCTGCGCTGGGATTACCGCACCTCCCGCCCCTCCTGCCGGAGGTGCAGGAGCGGCTAGAGGCCCTGTTTGCCCCTGAACGCGAGGCCCTGGCGGAACTGCTGGGCCGGGACCTCAGAGATTGGGAGCGGCAGGTCCTCACGGCGTACTGAGGGGAGAGGTGGCCAGGCAGACCTGAGCCGGAGAGAACAGTTCGAAGAACGTTAGAGGAGGGTGCTCGGTTCTGACCGCTACCCAGCACAGGGGTTCGGTCCTTTTCGGCGTACGCCAGTCACGGAGGGTGGCCAGCGTCAGGCGCACGCCTAGTCACGGATCTCAACTTCAGAACCCGCAAGTCGTGATTTTTGGCGATGTTGAGACGCCCAGCCCACCTCACTTCGTCCTCTTTTTTTGACTGTTCGGCATGTCAAGTTTTGTCAGGTTTTAGCCCGAGCCTCCCCTCCTCTTGGCACCCTCCGAGACGTCAAAAATCGCTGACCTGTCCTCGACCATCCAAAAGCAACAAAATTTCGCCCGTGAGGGCTGGGCACCTGTGCTTCCTTCCTTTTTTAGGGTGTCGATTCTGTCGGTTCTGCCTCCCCTCCGTGCCGCCATTTATGCGTCTGGGCGCCAGAAATCAGACCTGATGTTTGCACTTCCTCGTGTCGCTCTGGACCTGTCCGAAAATCCGAAAATACCCCCTTCTCCTCTCTTTTTTAGGTGTCAGTTCTGTCAGTTCTACGCCGCGATGACTCCCTCTGGAATGGACCTGAACGCCATACCGAAGGTTGTCTTCAAGGTCAAAAACAGCAGAAAGTTCATGCCGCTTTTCTACCCCGCCCGGACCTGTCCAGCCCCTCTGGGCGAGGAGATTTCGCAACGCGCATGCTTTCCACTTCCTCGCCCCTGAGCAGGCGTGAGCGTCACAGGCCTGCTTCGAGAGACGACCAATTCAGACCCTTCCGAGGGAGGGGGCCTGGAACCCAAAAAGACGCGACCGTTGGCGACCGCCGAGCGGCCGCCTGGCGGTCATTCTCTACGTCATAGAGGAGAGATTTGATCGCCCCCGAACGGTCGCTTCCTGGCACTCAGGAGAGGCCTCCATCCGGCCTTCGACCTGAGGTTTCTCTATCAGTTCCGTGACTCCATCCAAGGGAAAGGCCCC includes:
- a CDS encoding arsenate reductase ArsC: MLRVLILCTHNSARSQMAEALTREAARRAGLALDVHSAGTEATRVKDEAKTVLSEIGLSLDGHSSKTLWDVPNAQNFEYVITVCDSAAEACPVYPGQTQRLHYPFTDPSGGSLERWRAVRDQLAAQVDAFVQALRQGQPVPASYADSPAVPVA
- a CDS encoding sulfotransferase family protein, whose amino-acid sequence is MTRPNFMIIGAAKAGTTSLYHYLQQHPQIYMTPTKETNYFALVGHPLDYAGPGDQDYITRFSVTTPEGYAAQFAGVQGERAIGEASPLYLYDAQTPQRLKAAVPDVRLIAVLREPVTRAYSAFSHLVRDGREPAASFAEALELEDERIAAGWEHIWHYTRMGRYTEQLRRYQALFAPEQLRVYLHDDLLRRPDWVMQDLLKFLDVDPSAMPDQSVRHNVSALGLPHLPPLLPEVQERLEALFAPEREALAELLGRDLRDWERQVLTAY